One Streptococcus sp. DTU_2020_1001019_1_SI_AUS_MUR_006 DNA window includes the following coding sequences:
- a CDS encoding lantibiotic protection ABC transporter ATP-binding protein, with the protein MEKNILETRNLSKKFGNQLVVNNISLQVKENSIYGLLGPNGAGKSTTLKMITGMLHKSSGDIIFDNHIWSRKDLEQIGALIELPPLYENLSARENLKVRTMLLGLPESRIDEVLKIVGLSNTGKKRSGKFSLGMKQRLGIAIALLNNPKLLILDEPTNGLDPLGIQELREMILGFPKQGITVILSSHNISEVEQVADYIGIICEGELKYQDIKNSQESLENLFLEVVKKGN; encoded by the coding sequence ATGGAAAAAAATATTTTAGAGACACGGAATTTGTCAAAGAAATTTGGGAATCAACTTGTAGTGAATAATATTTCATTACAAGTGAAAGAGAATAGTATCTACGGATTACTTGGTCCAAATGGTGCTGGGAAATCAACTACACTAAAGATGATAACAGGAATGCTCCATAAATCGTCCGGAGATATTATATTTGATAATCATATATGGAGTAGAAAGGATCTCGAACAAATTGGTGCCTTGATAGAGTTACCTCCGTTGTATGAGAACTTAAGTGCAAGAGAAAATTTAAAAGTAAGAACAATGTTACTTGGATTACCCGAATCAAGAATTGATGAAGTTCTAAAAATCGTTGGTCTATCAAATACAGGTAAAAAAAGAAGTGGAAAATTTTCTTTGGGAATGAAACAACGATTAGGAATTGCAATAGCACTGTTAAATAATCCTAAATTATTAATTTTAGATGAGCCAACCAACGGCTTAGATCCATTGGGAATTCAAGAATTAAGGGAGATGATTCTTGGTTTTCCAAAACAAGGCATTACAGTAATTCTATCCAGCCATAATATTTCCGAAGTTGAGCAAGTTGCAGATTATATCGGAATAATATGTGAAGGTGAATTAAAATACCAAGATATAAAAAACTCTCAAGAAAGTTTAGAAAATTTATTTTTGGAAGTAGTAAAGAAGGGGAATTAA
- the tnpA gene encoding IS200/IS605 family transposase, translating into MVQKSHSLSHTKWHCKYHIVFTPKYRRKVIYNQYRSSLGKIFHRLCSYKGVEIIEGHLMPDHVHMLVSIPPRISVSSFMGYLKGKSALMMFDKHANLKYKFGNRHFWAEGYYVSTVGLNEATIRKYIQGQEKHDIALDKLSVKEYEDPFRDSGK; encoded by the coding sequence ATGGTACAAAAGTCTCATAGTTTATCACACACAAAGTGGCACTGTAAGTATCACATTGTGTTCACCCCTAAGTATAGACGAAAAGTCATCTATAATCAATATCGGAGTAGTTTAGGTAAAATATTTCATCGTTTGTGTAGCTATAAAGGAGTTGAAATTATCGAAGGACACTTGATGCCAGATCATGTACATATGTTAGTAAGTATTCCACCAAGGATAAGTGTTTCTAGTTTCATGGGTTATTTAAAGGGTAAAAGTGCACTCATGATGTTTGACAAACACGCCAATTTGAAATATAAGTTTGGGAATCGGCATTTCTGGGCAGAAGGTTATTATGTGAGTACAGTAGGGCTTAATGAAGCCACGATAAGGAAATACATACAAGGTCAGGAAAAGCATGATATAGCACTAGATAAATTAAGTGTAAAAGAATATGAGGATCCCTTTAGGGATAGTGGCAAGTAA